The following proteins come from a genomic window of Megalobrama amblycephala isolate DHTTF-2021 linkage group LG1, ASM1881202v1, whole genome shotgun sequence:
- the ppl gene encoding periplakin → MFKRKTAKNTATITEKRLTDTDLATLIDKLQKNADKVEKNIIETEQNLNRDIRKINEGKQPLYQEDTNKRILNSLELLNSLDNDAAQATRLQHPQAEMIEKDMKQLRVRVMKLREDHDRIYHITRSEQVPTVNWGKMIDEKLANVNNKGFGQDLPTIENEVEEHNIFHSEVEALAPYITADRDGVDGQQAKYNKLLASSAARQKNLLSLRDYMQRCTNELYWMDQQAEERITYDWSDNNLDYPARKRQYENFISKCLESKEKTVTQLNEDGEELIDQNHPGKNVIAAHMDAVHADWKEYLNLLICEENHLKNMDDYHKFHKDARDTNDLLKRLETEINQKYNPEFKDMYQMEGLIADLDDQAKAMDHFDERLKNLQKRSLQVLPLKYRRETPQKLLPIEALCEYETNEGSILRGERYTLLRNNGPKWDVKDANGRTMSAPGVCFIIPPTDPETVAVADNLINQHKSIKQKVASSKSALQARLAELRKESTGGQDKQEQQCRQLMAGLDKVVNDLDKQEKAIYSRVRPPLEQTRPVQDSADRLQDIKDIATAVRKIEPEKSAKLQEAETFLRSSPKCSSAPQLYSKVDETNKKYNKVDLLLKCAGDKLQSSYQLENSLQNGKALLSTYENKLAREEIAPSDLTSLEKTQRELADIASELRSKRSVITETEQNLRDAKASCSNMANKVQEHCPDIERQEADVQKLTKRFDNLNRQTEARNQCLQRAKTAYANYHNDYDNLNSWLSRVPNYEPRETDDIQQVEAKLKNQRNLLSDITRKESDLSNVSRNAQLYQQAVKDYENEAERFKSILDLEDGLVPQTYKRSRLESPAVKVNREESAIEAKFTEVNAVNKQRLQNLEFAQSLLNQQPEVAIIKQDVQTVRSSAPGEEPWRIKKQLQEEIQRRDQLEREIQSVQTDIYLLEGQKPQDTIVKKELIKKVPDPQLDEEYHRIQQKLLDESRTTRVLESELDTLRIKLRGIETEMKEGAQQYTVKEVLRIERDRGQEEELRRLREELEEVKRLKMVRENEIIQIQKQVTILAEEKSREQEIITEEEVIKVQNDPQLESEYRLLLERKQKEINSRKELEDELRFLEEKLRRLEKEKSMAEEKISIKEVLKVEKDIGLEREVENLRRQYEDEKTKRSTSLREKTDLQRKITSLEEEKSKVIIQEKVREIVRPDPKAEAEVANLRLELVEQQRRCRDSEQQLKSFQDELTMLRKRGPQIEYKEIIKEVIKYKTDPETERELEKLRNEIVDKTHQTEKFELEILQLKEEIQRWKDTKPQIQTKEVVNEIIQYREDPKTREEIESLKRKLAEEQRKRLDLENERATNEERIRLKKIDLSQVRETVVQQEVVKMEQDPLLRSECETFTQNINSEQKQREILKEELIRLQHQKTELDLQLEDLERERRARRDAELEIQRLRVRLNELEIRDKENREKVTVKQKVVLQQDPQQEKEHSILRLQVDEERHKRMLLEKEYNALLHQQEILERTEVREKVVRTEKVQVERDPDAEMDIIRLKKSLEEEERRRRELDQEINTLNSKLSEMEFTNTKSSKELDYIRDESNKLQQENQRLQNELRKLQAEIQITSKETRHITESSPMESSRNLEIRLESLQRELSDLRRIRMEKDEEIEKLQKSLSAMRVKKEQRESHLRRSIVVIDPDTGKEMRPEEAYKLGLIDWKMFVNLQSQECDWEEITVKGPNGESSVLHDRKSGKKFSIDDALRAGNITNRQLQQYHNKEISIQEFGVMLSGRVI, encoded by the exons ATGTTCAAGAGAAAGACTGCAAAGAACACAGCGACCATCACTGAAAAAAG ATTAACTGACACTGATTTGGCCACCCTGATTGACAAGTTGCAGAAGAATGCTGACAAGGTGGAAAAGAACATCATTGAGACAGAACAGAATCTCAACAGG GACATCAGGAAGATCAATGAGGGCAAGCAGCCCCTGTACCAGGAGGACACAAACAAGAGGATCCTGAACTCACTGGAGCTACTGAATAGCCTGGATAATGATGCAGCCCAAGCCACTCGTTTGCAGCACCCTCAGGCTGAGATGATTGAGAAGGA TATGAAACAGCTGCGCGTGCGTGTGATGAAGCTCCGCGAGGATCATGATCGCATTTACCACATCACGCGATCGGAGCAGGTTCCCACCGTCAACTGGGGAAAGATGATTGATGAGAAACTG GCAAATGTGAACAACAAAGGATTCGGACAAGATCTGCCCACCATCGAGAATGAAGTGGAGGAGCACAATATTTTCCACAGTgaagtggaggcattggctccGTATATCACTGCAGACCGG GATGGTGTGGATGGCCAGCAGGCGAAGTACAACAAGCTACTG GCGAGCTCCGCTGCACGTCAGAAGAACCTGCTCAGTCTGAGAGATTACATGCAGCGCTGCACCAACGAGCTCTACTGGATGGACCAGCAAGCTGAAGAGCGAATCACATATGACTGGAGCGACAACAACCTGGACTACCCTGCCCGAAAGAGGCAGTACGAG AACTTCATCAGCAAGTGTCTGGAGTCTAAGGAGAAAACCGTCACCCAGCTGAATGAAGATGGAGAGGAACTTATTGACCAGAACCATCCAGGAAAAAATGTCATTGCG GCACACATGGATGCCGTGCATGCGGATTGGAAGGAATACCTCAACCTGCTCATCTGTGAAGAGAACCACCTCAAGAACATGGATGACTATCACAAA TTCCACAAGGATGCAAGAGACACCAACGATTTGTTGAAGCGCCTGGAGACTGAGATCAACCAGAAGTATAATCCCGAGTTTAAAGACATGTACCAGATGGAGGGTTTGATTGCTGACCTGGAT GATCAGGCAAAGGCCATGGACCATTTTGACGAGCGACTGAAAAATCTTCAGAAGCGCAGCCTGCAGGTGCTCCCTCTGAAGTACCGAAGGGAGACTCCTCAGAAACTGCTTCCTATCGAGGCTCTGTGTGAATACGAGACTAATGAG GGTTCAATTTTGCGAGGGGAGCGGTACACCCTGCTCAGGAACAATGGGCCCAAATGGGACGTGAAGGATGCAAATGGCCGCACCATGAGTGCTCCAGGAGTGTGCTTCATAATCCCGCCAACCGACCCTGAGACTGTGGCCGTTGCTGACAA TCTGATAAACCAGCACAAAAGCATCAAACAGAAAGTAGCCAGCAGCAAATCTGCACTACAAGCACGACTGGCAGAGCTGAGGAAGGAGAGTACAGGAGGTCAAG ATAAACAAGAGCAGCAATGTCGTCAACTGATGGCAGGACTGGATAAAGTGGTCAATGATCTGGATAAGCAGGAGAAGGCCATTTACTCTCGCGTGCGCCCCCCACTGGAGCAAACACGTCCTGTTCAAGACAGCGCTGACAGGCTACAGGACATAAAG GACATTGCTACTGCTGTTCGTAAGATAGAGCCAGAAAAGTCTGCAAAATTACAGGAGGCTGAGACTTTCCTCAGATCCTCTCCCAAATGTTCAAGTGCACCACAGCTCTACTCCAAGGTGGATGAGACtaacaaaaaatacaacaaagtCGATTTGCTGTTGAAGTGTGCAGGTGACAA ATTGCAGAGCTCCTATCAGCTGGAGAATTCTCTGCAGAATGGCAAAGCTCTGCTGTCCACCTATGAAAACAAACTGGCAAGAGAGGAGATTGCTCCATCCGACCTCACCTCACTGGAGAAGACCCAGCGCGAGCTGGCG GACATTGCATCTGAGCTGAGGAGCAAAAGATCTGTTATCACAGAGACTGAGCAGAACCTGAGAGATGCCAAGGCCAGCTGCAGCAATATGGCCAACAAAGTGCAAGAACATTGCCCTGATATTGAGAGGCAAGAGGCTGATGTTCAGAAACTCACCAAACGCTTTGACAACCTGAACAGACAGACTGAAGCCAG AAACCAATGTCTGCAAAGAGCCAAAACCGCCTACGCCAACTACCACAATGACTATGACAACCTCAATAGCTGGCTTTCTCGAGTACCAAACTATGAGCCACGAGAAACTGATGACATCCAACAGGTTGAAGCAAAACTGAAAAATCAAAGA AATCTGCTCTCTGACATCACAAGAAAGGAATCAGACCTGAGCAATGTGTCAAGAAATGCACAGCTTTATCAGCAAGCAGTCAAG GACTACGAAAATGAAGCGGAGCGGTTTAAATCCATCCTTGACCTTGAAGATGGCTTGGTTCCCCAGACATACAAAAGGAGCAGACTTGAATCTCCTGCCGTGAAAGTGAACAGAGAG GAATCTGCAATTGAGGCAAAATTCACTGAAGTGAATGCTGTGAACAAGCAGAGACTGCAGAACCTAGAGTTTGCTCAAAGCCTTCTTAACCAG CAACCAGAAGTTGCAATAATCAAGCAAGATGTCCAGACTGTGAGATCATCAGCCCCAGGTGAAGAGCCCTGGAGAATCAAAAAACAGCTTCAGGAAGAAATTCAGCGCAGAGACCAGCTGGAAAGGGAAATTCAAAGTGTACAGACTGACATCTATTTACTTGAGGGCCAGAAACCACAGGATACAATCGTCAAGAAAGAGCTCATCAAGAAGGTGCCTGACCCTCAACTGGATGAAGAATATCATAGGATCCAGCAGAAGCTCTTAGACGAAAGCAGGACCACTCGAGTCTTAGAGAGTGAACTGGACACTCTTCGTATAAAGCTGCGTGGGATTGAGACCGAAATGAAAGAGGGAGCTCAGCAGTATACAGTCAAAGAGGTTCTCCGTATAGAGAGGGACAGGGGGCAGGAGGAGGAACTCAGGAGACTAAGAGAAGAGCTAGAGGAAGTCAAGCGGCTAAAGATGGTCAGAGAGAATGAAATCATTCAGATTCAAAAGCAAGTGACTATTCTTGCAGAGGAGAAAAGCAGGGAGCAGGAAATCATTACTGAGGAGGAAGTCATTAAGGTTCAAAACGACCCTCAACTTGAGAGCGAGTACAGACTACTGCTTGAAAGgaaacaaaaagaaataaacagcCGAAAGGAACTTGAAGACGAGCTTCGATTCTTGGAGGAGAAATTAAGGCgtcttgaaaaagaaaaatcaatggCTGAGGAAAAGATCTCCATCAAAGAAGTCCTAAAAGTTGAGAAAGATATTGGTTTGGAGAGAGAGGTCGAGAATCTGAGAAGACAGTATGAAGATGAAAAAACAAAGCGTAGCACTTCGCTGAGAGAGAAAACAGACCTTCAACGCAAGATTAccagtctggaggaagagaagTCGAAGGTCATCATTCAGGAGAAAGTCCGTGAGATTGTTCGACCTGATCCAAAGGCGGAAGCGGAGGTGGCAAATCTTCGACTTGAACTGGTGGAGCAGCAGAGAAGGTGCAGAGATTCAGAGCAGCAGCTGAAGTCCTTTCAGGATGAACTGACAATGCTAAGAAAGAGAGGCCCACAAATTGAATACAAAGAGATTATCAAAGAGGTCATCAAATACAAGACTGACCCAGAAACAGAAAGAGAACTGGAGAAACTCAGGAATGAAATTGTGGACAAAACCCACCAAACAGAGAAGTTCGAGTTGGAGATCCTCCAACTCAAAGAGGAGATTCAAAGATGGAAAGACACCAAGCCTCAGATTCAGACCAAAGAGGTTGTAAATGAGATCATCCAATACAGAGAAGATCCTAAAACCAGGGAGGAGATTGAGAGTCTCAAGCGGAAACTGGCCGAGGAACAGAGGAAACGTTTGGACCTGGAAAACGAAAGGGCTACAAATGAAGAAAGGATCAGGCTTAAGAAGATCGACTTGTCACAGGTGAGGGAAACGGTTGTCCAGCAAGAAGTAGTGAAGATGGAGCAGGATCCACTCTTGAGGTCAGAATGTGAGACCTTCACTCAAAATATCAACAGTGagcagaaacagagagagatcTTGAAAGAGGAGCTGATAAGGCTGCAGCATCAAAAGACTGAACTGGACCTCCAGCTCGAGGACCTGGAACGCGAACGCAGAGCCCGCAGAGATGCTGAGCTTGAAATTCAGAGGTTGAGAGTGCGGCTTAATGAACTAGAGATTAGGGACAAGGAAAACAGAGAAAAGGTTACAGTAAAGCAAAAGGTTGTACTCCAGCAGGACCCTCAGCAAGAAAAAGAGCACTCTATCCTTCGTCTTCAGGTTGATGAGGAGAGGCACAAGCGTATGCTCTTGGAGAAGGAGTACAATGCCTTGCTGCACCAACAAGAAATACTTGAGCGAACGGAAGTGCGTGAAAAAGTTGTGCGAACTGAAAAAGTGCAAGTTGAGCGAGACCCAGATGCCGAGATGGACATCATACGGCTAAAGAAAAGCCTTGAAGAAGAGGAAAGGCGACGTCGTGAGCTGGACCAAGAGATTAACACCCTAAACTCGAAGCTTTCTGAGATGGAGTTTACAAATACAAAATCATCTAAAGAGCTCGACTACATTCGTGATGAAAGCAACAAGCTGCAGCAGGAGAACCAGCGCCTACAGAACGAATTAAGGAAGCTTCAAGCTGAAATCCAGATCACATCAAAGGAAACCAGGCACATCACTGAGTCTTCTCCGATGGAGAGTAGCAGGAACCTGGAAATTCGATTGGAATCCTTGCAAAGAGAACTCTCTGACCTTAGACGCATCAGAATGGAGAAGGATGAAGAGATCGAAAAGCTTCAGAAGAGTCTCTCTGCAATGAGAGTGAAGAAGGAGCAGCGAGAAAGTCACCTCCGCCGCTCAATTGTCGTCATCGATCCAGACACCGGAAAGGAGATGAGGCCTGAGGAGGCTTACAAGCTCGGTCTAATTGACTGGAAAATGTTCGTCAACCTTCAGAGTCAAGAGTGCGATTGGGAGGAGATCACCGTCAAGGGTCCGAATGGCGAGTCCTCCGTTCTTCACGACAGAAAATCAGGCAAGAAGTTTTCCATTGATGATGCTCTGAGGGCAGGAAACATCACAAACCGCCAGCTGCAACAATATCATAACAAAGAGATAAGCATCCAGGAGTTCGGTGTCATGCTGTCAGGCAGAGTCATATAA